Proteins co-encoded in one Metabacillus sp. KUDC1714 genomic window:
- the lipA gene encoding lipoyl synthase, which yields MAKKEEYLRKPEWLKIKLNTNENYTDLKKLMREKNLHTVCEEAKCPNIHECWAVRRTATFMILGDTCTRACRFCAVKTGLPTELDLAEPERVADSVTLMNLKHAVVTAVARDDLKDGGAKVFAETVRAIRRKSPFTSIEVLPSDMGGVYENLKTLMDAKPDILNHNIETVRELTPRVRARAKYDRSLEFLKRAKEMQPDIPTKSSLMIGLGETKEQIIETMDDLRANNVDIMTIGQYLQPTKKHLKVQKYYHPDEFAELREIAISKGFSHCEAGPLVRSSYHADEQVNAAAKQKQAQA from the coding sequence ATGGCGAAAAAGGAAGAATATTTACGTAAGCCAGAATGGTTAAAAATAAAATTAAATACAAATGAAAATTATACTGATTTAAAGAAACTTATGAGAGAAAAAAATCTTCATACCGTTTGTGAGGAAGCAAAATGTCCAAACATACATGAATGTTGGGCAGTTCGTAGAACAGCAACATTTATGATCCTAGGTGATACTTGCACCCGTGCATGCCGTTTCTGTGCTGTTAAAACAGGGCTTCCTACAGAACTTGATTTAGCAGAACCAGAACGTGTTGCAGACTCTGTTACGTTAATGAATCTAAAGCACGCAGTTGTTACCGCAGTTGCTCGTGATGATTTAAAGGATGGTGGTGCAAAAGTATTTGCTGAAACTGTCCGTGCCATTCGCCGTAAAAGCCCATTTACTTCCATTGAGGTTCTACCTTCAGATATGGGTGGGGTTTATGAAAACCTTAAAACCTTAATGGACGCAAAGCCTGATATTTTAAATCATAATATAGAAACTGTTCGTGAGCTTACTCCAAGAGTACGTGCACGTGCTAAATATGACAGATCATTAGAGTTCCTAAAACGTGCAAAAGAAATGCAACCAGACATTCCTACCAAATCTAGCTTAATGATTGGATTAGGCGAGACGAAGGAACAGATCATTGAGACAATGGATGATTTAAGAGCAAATAATGTTGACATTATGACAATTGGTCAATATCTACAGCCAACCAAAAAACACTTAAAGGTACAAAAATATTATCATCCAGACGAATTTGCAGAACTACGTGAAATTGCTATAAGTAAGGGCTTCAGCCATTGCGAAGCAGGTCCTCTTGTACGTTCTTCTTACCATGCAGACGAGCAAGTTAATGCTGCTGCAAAGCAAAAACAAGCACAAGCTTAA
- a CDS encoding M23 family metallopeptidase: MVISFSAQSLAFGAETDQNQEYQKLMSLYKKTETVTNIPWYVLASIDQYERNVRHSRNDIPKAEGLIEIYFKPEVWSGPLNPNKEDQNPITIGLFEGIGEDGNGDKRADPKNDEDILYSFAHFLQSYGTDIENLKIGLWDYYQRDKAVGLILGHMKLYKKYGRLDLDKHAFPVPLNHNYSYNNTWGDARGWGGRRIHEGTDIFANYGVPVRATCFGVIEMKGWNRYGGWRVGIRDIDNTYHYFAHLNGFADGLQTGQIVEPGQLIGSVGSSGYGPPGTAGKFPPHLHYGLYKDNGRTEWSFDPYPHLKAWERAERNKR; the protein is encoded by the coding sequence ATGGTGATTAGTTTTTCAGCTCAATCTTTAGCTTTTGGTGCTGAAACTGATCAAAATCAAGAATACCAAAAGCTAATGAGCTTATATAAAAAGACAGAAACTGTAACAAATATACCTTGGTACGTATTAGCGTCCATTGATCAATATGAGAGAAATGTTCGCCATTCCCGCAATGATATCCCCAAAGCCGAGGGATTAATTGAGATATATTTCAAGCCAGAGGTTTGGAGTGGTCCTCTTAATCCTAACAAAGAAGATCAAAACCCTATAACTATCGGGTTGTTTGAAGGAATTGGTGAAGACGGTAATGGCGATAAACGTGCTGATCCTAAAAATGACGAAGATATCCTTTATTCATTTGCACATTTTCTACAATCATATGGGACGGATATTGAAAACCTAAAAATTGGCTTATGGGATTATTATCAACGTGATAAGGCAGTAGGACTTATTTTAGGTCATATGAAATTGTATAAAAAGTATGGCCGATTAGATTTAGATAAACACGCATTTCCTGTCCCTCTTAACCATAATTATAGCTACAATAACACTTGGGGTGATGCTCGAGGTTGGGGGGGGCGACGTATTCATGAAGGAACAGACATATTTGCTAATTACGGGGTTCCTGTACGGGCTACATGTTTTGGCGTTATTGAAATGAAGGGCTGGAACCGATATGGCGGCTGGAGAGTTGGGATTAGAGATATTGATAATACGTATCACTATTTCGCTCATTTAAATGGTTTCGCTGACGGTCTTCAAACTGGACAGATTGTTGAACCAGGACAACTAATCGGTTCAGTCGGAAGCTCAGGCTACGGACCTCCAGGTACTGCAGGGAAATTCCCTCCACACCTACATTACGGTCTTTATAAGGATAATGGGAGAACCGAGTGGTCATTTGACCCTTATCCACATTTAAAAGCATGGGAGCGTGCTGAGAGAAATAAGAGATAA
- a CDS encoding methionine/alanine import family NSS transporter small subunit translates to MSASAITMMVIGIVVVWGGLAASITNAVVKAKQSK, encoded by the coding sequence ATGAGTGCATCTGCTATTACAATGATGGTAATCGGTATTGTGGTTGTTTGGGGAGGCTTAGCTGCAAGTATTACAAATGCAGTCGTAAAGGCAAAGCAAAGTAAATAA
- a CDS encoding sodium-dependent transporter, translating to MENRPQWGTRAGFILAAVGSAVGLGNIWRFPATAYENGGGAFFLPYLFALLTAGIPLLVMEFTLGHKYRSSAPMTFAKLSKGKEWLGWWQLAISFVISCYYPVIIAWASSYSIFSFNQNWGSDTEGFLFGEYLKLAETPGDFGGLVPGVLIPLILVWVVTLGVLFAGVKRGIEAVNKVFIPVLVIMFTIIVIRALTLDGAAQGLEAFFKPDWSKILDGKVWVAAYGQIFFSLSIAFAIMITYSSYLPKKSDITNNAFITGFGNSAFEVLAGIGVFSALGFMAAQQGVPVAEVVSSGVGLAFVVFPQIINEFPAFNGLFGFLFFGSLILAGLTSLISIIETYVAGIQEKFNISRTKAVAIGGGLAAIASLLFATRGGLYFLDSVDYFINTFGVTLAGLIEVLAIAWFAKELKNIQKHANDLSDIQIGTWWRICLSVITPIVLGYMMFDNLRTNLTSEYGEYPREFLFNWGWTVALGAIFVGVLFSIGRKKKEESLASSNKEVSR from the coding sequence ATGGAAAATCGTCCACAGTGGGGGACAAGGGCAGGCTTTATTCTAGCAGCCGTTGGTTCTGCAGTTGGTTTAGGTAATATTTGGCGTTTCCCAGCAACAGCCTATGAAAATGGAGGAGGAGCGTTCTTCCTACCATATTTATTTGCTTTATTAACTGCTGGTATCCCATTACTAGTTATGGAGTTTACATTAGGACATAAATATCGCAGTTCTGCTCCGATGACATTTGCAAAATTAAGCAAAGGGAAAGAATGGCTTGGTTGGTGGCAATTAGCTATATCATTTGTTATTTCTTGTTATTACCCAGTTATCATCGCTTGGGCATCATCCTATTCTATTTTTTCATTCAATCAAAACTGGGGTAGTGATACAGAAGGATTCCTTTTTGGTGAATATTTAAAATTAGCTGAAACTCCTGGTGATTTCGGTGGATTAGTACCAGGCGTATTAATTCCATTAATTCTTGTTTGGGTAGTTACTTTGGGTGTACTATTTGCGGGAGTTAAAAGAGGAATTGAAGCTGTAAATAAAGTTTTCATTCCAGTATTAGTGATTATGTTTACAATCATTGTTATTCGTGCACTTACACTTGATGGTGCAGCACAAGGCTTAGAGGCATTCTTTAAACCTGATTGGAGTAAAATCCTAGACGGTAAAGTTTGGGTTGCAGCTTACGGTCAAATTTTCTTCAGTTTATCAATTGCATTTGCGATTATGATTACTTATTCAAGTTATCTACCGAAAAAATCTGATATTACAAATAATGCATTTATCACAGGTTTCGGTAACTCAGCATTTGAAGTTCTTGCAGGGATCGGAGTATTTAGTGCCTTAGGATTCATGGCAGCACAACAAGGTGTGCCTGTAGCAGAAGTAGTTTCTTCTGGCGTTGGCTTAGCATTTGTTGTATTCCCGCAGATTATTAATGAATTTCCAGCTTTTAACGGTCTATTTGGATTTTTATTCTTCGGTTCATTAATATTAGCTGGTTTAACATCATTAATATCAATTATTGAAACATATGTTGCTGGTATTCAGGAGAAATTTAACATTTCTCGTACAAAAGCTGTTGCAATCGGTGGCGGTTTAGCAGCTATTGCTTCATTATTATTTGCAACTAGAGGCGGACTATACTTCCTTGATTCAGTTGATTACTTTATCAACACATTCGGTGTAACATTAGCTGGCTTAATTGAAGTGTTAGCTATTGCTTGGTTTGCTAAGGAATTGAAAAACATTCAAAAACATGCAAATGATTTATCTGATATTCAAATTGGAACTTGGTGGAGAATTTGTTTAAGTGTTATTACACCAATCGTTTTAGGTTATATGATGTTCGATAATTTAAGAACAAATTTAACAAGTGAATACGGTGAGTATCCACGTGAATTCTTATTCAATTGGGGATGGACAGTTGCATTAGGTGCAATCTTTGTAGGTGTACTATTCTCAATCGGGCGTAAAAAGAAGGAAGAATCATTAGCTTCGTCAAATAAGGAGGTTTCTCGATAA
- a CDS encoding Na+/H+ antiporter NhaC family protein yields the protein MSGTIYSIIPPLLAILMVILTRRVLLSLGVGILSAALLITNFSIVKTGVTIFEAVKAIFISDGELNTWNVYILFFLLILGVVTALISISGGSRAFGEWAEKRVKTRAGAQFTAALLGMLIFIDDYFNALAVGQVSRPITDRQKVSRAKLAYIIDSTSAPVCVISPISSWGAYIIAMLATIFATHGVTEFTPLGAFMTMVPMNYYVFAALVLVFAVAYFNINLGSMKVHEERAIKTGQVVDPAKESLGDVKEDLPTSDKGTIGNLVWPILALIVGTVASMLITGYTTIEDKTGATIFTIFENTDVSASLLYGGLFGLAVTILLFFIRGIKASYFPLAVKEGIKSMLPAIYILMFAWVIVDLIGQLETGEYLASLVEKSNMNVAYLPVILFLLGGFMAFATGTSWGTFGIMLPIAAEITAATDINMLLPAMAAVLAGSVLGDHCSPISDTTILSSTGAGSHHIDHVMTQLPYALIGGGFATIGYLVLGVTGNGIAGLAVVILLLIGFIFFFSKRTKAA from the coding sequence ATGTCAGGCACTATTTATTCAATTATTCCTCCTCTTTTAGCCATCTTAATGGTTATATTAACGAGAAGAGTATTACTTTCCCTCGGAGTAGGAATTCTTTCAGCAGCATTATTAATCACAAATTTCTCAATCGTTAAGACTGGAGTTACTATTTTTGAAGCGGTTAAGGCTATTTTCATTTCAGATGGTGAGCTTAATACTTGGAATGTGTACATCTTATTTTTCTTACTTATTTTAGGTGTCGTCACAGCTCTAATTTCTATTTCAGGTGGAAGCAGAGCCTTTGGTGAATGGGCAGAAAAGCGTGTGAAAACACGTGCTGGTGCTCAATTTACCGCAGCATTATTAGGGATGTTAATCTTTATCGATGATTATTTTAATGCTCTTGCGGTTGGTCAAGTGAGTCGTCCGATTACTGATCGCCAAAAGGTTTCTCGTGCAAAGCTAGCATATATCATTGATTCCACCTCTGCACCAGTATGCGTTATTTCACCAATCTCAAGTTGGGGAGCTTATATTATTGCCATGCTTGCTACAATTTTTGCGACACATGGTGTCACTGAATTTACTCCTTTAGGTGCGTTCATGACAATGGTTCCAATGAATTATTACGTTTTTGCTGCATTGGTTCTCGTTTTTGCCGTTGCCTATTTCAACATAAATTTAGGAAGTATGAAGGTACATGAAGAGCGTGCGATTAAAACTGGACAAGTTGTTGATCCAGCTAAAGAATCTCTAGGTGATGTAAAAGAGGATCTACCAACAAGTGACAAAGGTACGATCGGGAATCTTGTATGGCCAATTCTTGCTTTAATTGTGGGTACAGTAGCATCTATGCTTATTACCGGCTACACAACGATTGAAGACAAAACAGGAGCAACGATCTTTACTATTTTTGAAAACACAGATGTATCTGCTTCGCTTTTATATGGTGGACTATTTGGTCTAGCTGTAACAATTTTATTATTTTTTATTAGGGGCATTAAGGCTAGCTATTTTCCGTTAGCTGTAAAAGAAGGCATAAAATCAATGCTACCTGCTATTTATATTCTTATGTTTGCTTGGGTAATTGTAGATTTAATTGGTCAATTAGAAACAGGGGAATACTTAGCTAGTTTAGTCGAGAAATCGAATATGAATGTCGCCTACCTGCCGGTTATTCTTTTCCTTTTAGGTGGATTTATGGCATTTGCTACTGGTACATCTTGGGGTACATTTGGCATCATGCTACCAATTGCAGCCGAAATCACAGCTGCAACAGATATTAATATGTTATTACCAGCAATGGCTGCTGTACTTGCAGGATCAGTGTTAGGGGATCATTGCTCACCAATTTCTGATACCACAATTCTTTCATCAACAGGAGCAGGAAGTCATCATATTGACCATGTCATGACACAGCTGCCATATGCTTTAATTGGTGGTGGTTTTGCCACAATTGGCTACCTTGTTTTAGGTGTAACAGGGAATGGTATAGCAGGTTTGGCTGTTGTGATTCTGTTGTTAATCGGTTTTATTTTCTTTTTTTCCAAAAGAACGAAAGCTGCATAA
- the yunB gene encoding sporulation protein YunB, with product MAKFRGRRPRRGPLPFRYVLLLTLVIFIILTATSFWIVNVQIESTMMKIARLEANKVATTIIHDAVEEEILTKEEQQDLVIIDKDNEGNINSFSFNQRAVTAAKKRVTDNVTKKLGEIERNNFHDITPEQARDTGIIYEIPLGKITDNAILSTLGPGIPIEYYLIGDVFTDIKSTTEEYGINNAKHEIVIYVEVSVQVVIPFATEVVKAENTIPVIIQTEQGDVPQYYNGSGSEDADHSIELPKKP from the coding sequence TTGGCTAAGTTCCGCGGTCGTCGTCCGCGTAGAGGGCCTTTGCCTTTTCGCTATGTGTTATTACTAACTTTGGTTATTTTTATAATTTTAACAGCAACAAGTTTTTGGATAGTTAATGTTCAGATTGAGTCAACAATGATGAAAATCGCAAGGTTAGAGGCAAATAAAGTAGCAACAACAATTATTCATGACGCAGTTGAAGAGGAGATCCTTACTAAAGAGGAACAACAGGATTTAGTGATTATTGATAAGGATAATGAGGGGAACATCAATTCCTTTAGCTTTAATCAACGAGCAGTAACTGCAGCCAAAAAAAGGGTAACTGACAATGTAACTAAGAAGCTTGGTGAGATTGAAAGAAATAATTTCCATGATATAACCCCTGAACAAGCAAGAGATACTGGAATTATTTATGAGATACCATTAGGTAAAATAACAGATAATGCAATTTTAAGTACACTTGGTCCCGGTATTCCAATAGAATATTATTTAATAGGTGATGTTTTTACAGATATTAAAAGTACGACAGAGGAATATGGGATTAATAATGCAAAACATGAAATCGTAATTTATGTTGAAGTGAGTGTACAGGTTGTTATTCCATTTGCTACAGAGGTGGTAAAAGCAGAAAATACAATTCCAGTTATTATCCAGACTGAACAAGGAGACGTGCCACAATATTATAATGGAAGTGGCAGTGAAGATGCTGATCACTCAATAGAATTACCAAAAAAACCATAG
- a CDS encoding YunC family protein, translating to MVTMTPIVIEGIQFTAITVALPKTNFMAVTNDKGYIMCGALDVALLNEKLKDRGIIAGRAVGVRTIDQLLEAPLESVTYEAEKLGIVVGTKGKDALLKMA from the coding sequence ATGGTTACCATGACTCCAATTGTCATTGAAGGAATACAATTTACAGCAATCACAGTTGCTTTACCTAAAACGAACTTTATGGCAGTCACCAACGACAAAGGGTATATTATGTGTGGTGCGTTAGATGTCGCTTTATTAAACGAAAAGTTAAAAGATAGAGGTATTATTGCAGGTAGAGCAGTCGGTGTTAGAACAATTGACCAATTACTTGAGGCGCCATTAGAATCTGTCACATATGAGGCTGAGAAGCTTGGGATTGTTGTTGGCACAAAAGGAAAAGATGCCTTACTGAAGATGGCATGA
- a CDS encoding bifunctional metallophosphatase/5'-nucleotidase — protein MLEKIHLYHTNDLHSHFENWPAIVQFLKNKKKLHEQNKEQMLLLDIGDHADRFHPITEATQGKANVTLLNMLQYDAVTIGNNEGITFSYDDLNSLYDEANFSIVISNLYTELGERPPWVVPYKMVTLNNGVKLAILGVTVFYEKFYELLGWKIKDPFQSLLETINQVKEQADIIILLSHLGISDDEIIAREFPDIDIIIGGHTHHVLPNGEKINHTLVAGAGKYGQYVGHISLTINNKQKMLVDRKASIYPMDEQKEVCQETEEWLQLKLADSESKLSEVVGFLQDELTLDWFNESSFPLFLVRAIREWCDGEVGMVNSGMLLEPLSKGPVTKKDLHRICPHPINPCKVYLKGDVLKEVIVQAREERMEHLKLKGLGFRGKVMGRMVFDGIEVISEVLSDGKHHVTDVLVHGKPIDPHRVYSVATVDMFSLGPLYPEISHAEKKIFYMPELLRDLLAWKLGENTPS, from the coding sequence ATGCTAGAGAAAATTCACCTTTACCATACAAATGATTTACATAGTCATTTTGAAAATTGGCCAGCTATCGTCCAATTTTTAAAAAATAAAAAGAAACTACATGAACAAAATAAAGAGCAAATGCTTCTTCTAGATATAGGTGATCATGCAGACCGTTTTCATCCAATAACAGAAGCAACACAAGGCAAGGCAAACGTGACTTTATTAAATATGCTTCAATATGATGCAGTGACAATAGGTAATAATGAAGGGATTACTTTTTCTTATGACGACTTAAATTCGTTATATGATGAAGCGAACTTTTCAATCGTCATATCAAATTTATATACAGAGCTCGGGGAACGACCTCCTTGGGTTGTCCCTTATAAAATGGTGACATTAAATAATGGGGTAAAGTTGGCAATTTTAGGAGTTACGGTATTTTATGAAAAATTTTATGAGTTACTTGGTTGGAAAATAAAAGACCCCTTCCAGAGCTTATTAGAAACAATAAATCAGGTAAAGGAACAAGCAGATATCATTATTCTTCTCTCCCATCTTGGTATTAGTGATGATGAAATCATTGCAAGGGAATTTCCTGATATTGATATTATTATTGGCGGTCATACACATCATGTATTACCAAATGGTGAAAAGATTAATCATACGTTAGTTGCTGGTGCTGGAAAGTATGGACAATATGTCGGTCATATCTCACTTACGATCAATAACAAACAGAAAATGTTGGTAGATCGTAAAGCTTCTATTTATCCTATGGATGAACAAAAGGAAGTCTGTCAAGAAACAGAGGAATGGCTACAACTTAAATTAGCAGACAGTGAATCTAAGCTATCTGAAGTAGTTGGATTCCTTCAGGATGAGTTAACACTAGATTGGTTTAATGAATCGTCCTTTCCATTATTCTTAGTCCGTGCAATACGCGAGTGGTGTGACGGAGAGGTTGGGATGGTTAACTCAGGAATGTTATTAGAGCCTTTAAGCAAAGGTCCTGTCACGAAAAAGGATCTCCATCGAATATGTCCACATCCTATTAATCCATGTAAGGTCTATTTAAAAGGTGATGTTTTAAAAGAGGTGATTGTCCAAGCAAGAGAAGAAAGAATGGAACACCTAAAATTAAAAGGTTTAGGTTTTAGAGGGAAAGTAATGGGGAGAATGGTATTCGACGGGATTGAGGTAATATCTGAGGTACTTTCAGATGGTAAACATCATGTTACAGATGTGTTAGTCCATGGTAAGCCTATTGATCCTCACAGAGTTTATTCTGTTGCTACAGTTGATATGTTTTCCCTTGGACCATTATATCCTGAAATAAGTCACGCGGAGAAAAAAATCTTTTATATGCCAGAACTATTAAGGGACCTTTTAGCTTGGAAGTTAGGTGAAAATACACCATCTTAA
- a CDS encoding sulfite exporter TauE/SafE family protein — protein sequence MEWIILVVVGIVAGTIGSLVGLGGGIIVVPMLLTLGSYLPGFESVSPQVAVGTSLLVVIFTGLSSTLTYMKYKKVDYKSGLIFFIGSGPGGIVGAYANKFFNTTSFSIWFGLFMIFVSIILIVKDKLPQWKQQPGIKVNRSYIGEDGNEISYSFQPVLGVLIAFVVGFISGLFGIGGGALMVPAMILLFMFPPHIAVATSMFIIFLSASTSSVTHIALGNINWLYTAALIPGAWFGGRFGAVLNTKLKDKTIVNLLRIVLIIAGLKLIFEGFTGT from the coding sequence ATGGAGTGGATAATCTTAGTGGTTGTAGGTATTGTTGCAGGAACAATCGGAAGTCTAGTTGGTTTAGGTGGAGGAATTATCGTTGTTCCGATGCTACTAACTTTAGGATCCTACTTACCTGGATTTGAAAGTGTGTCACCACAGGTAGCAGTTGGTACATCATTATTAGTTGTGATCTTTACTGGACTTTCATCCACACTAACGTATATGAAATATAAAAAAGTTGATTATAAGAGTGGACTTATCTTTTTTATCGGAAGTGGACCAGGTGGAATCGTAGGTGCATACGCAAATAAGTTTTTTAATACGACTTCTTTCTCAATATGGTTTGGTTTATTTATGATCTTCGTTTCAATTATTTTAATTGTTAAGGATAAACTTCCTCAATGGAAACAACAACCTGGTATAAAGGTGAATCGTTCGTATATTGGTGAGGATGGTAATGAAATCTCTTATTCCTTTCAGCCAGTACTAGGCGTTTTAATAGCATTTGTTGTTGGGTTCATTTCAGGATTATTTGGGATTGGCGGTGGTGCTCTGATGGTGCCGGCGATGATCTTGTTGTTCATGTTCCCACCGCACATTGCAGTTGCAACATCAATGTTTATAATATTTCTTTCAGCTTCTACTAGCTCAGTTACTCATATTGCATTAGGGAATATAAACTGGCTATACACAGCAGCACTAATTCCAGGTGCATGGTTTGGAGGCAGATTTGGAGCTGTTCTTAATACAAAATTAAAAGACAAGACAATTGTTAATTTATTAAGAATCGTGTTAATCATTGCTGGCTTAAAATTAATATTTGAGGGTTTCACTGGAACATAA
- a CDS encoding DUF72 domain-containing protein, with product MTTVQIGLTGWGDHDSLYPSKTNPTNKLQEYAAHFPTVEIDASFYAIQPERNIAKWLSDTPDTFQFIPKAYQGMTGHLRGENLFETKQAMFKAYIKSIEPIKRANKLAMVLFQFPPWFQCNKENVLYLKWCREQMSDYDVALEFRNRSWFSHVYYERTLQFMESEKWIHSIVDEPQAGERSIPTVLHPTDSSKTLIRLHGRNVHGWNKPASGDDWRDVRYLYRYNQDELLDWKDHLSSLQNQSKTIYMLFNNNSGGDAAENAKMMINLLDITYTGLAEKQLSLFNLEEEQ from the coding sequence TTGACGACAGTTCAAATTGGTCTAACGGGGTGGGGAGATCACGATTCACTCTATCCTTCAAAAACGAATCCTACAAATAAATTACAAGAATATGCTGCACATTTTCCTACAGTTGAAATTGATGCTAGTTTTTATGCCATTCAACCAGAACGAAATATTGCGAAATGGTTAAGCGATACTCCCGATACTTTTCAATTTATACCAAAGGCTTACCAGGGAATGACTGGACATCTTCGTGGAGAAAACCTCTTTGAAACGAAACAAGCTATGTTTAAAGCATACATAAAATCAATAGAACCAATAAAAAGGGCTAATAAGCTTGCAATGGTTTTATTTCAATTTCCTCCATGGTTTCAATGCAATAAAGAAAATGTTTTGTATTTAAAATGGTGTAGAGAACAAATGAGTGATTATGACGTAGCACTTGAATTTCGCAATCGATCATGGTTCTCGCACGTCTATTACGAAAGAACGCTACAGTTTATGGAATCTGAAAAATGGATACATAGTATTGTCGATGAACCACAAGCAGGGGAGAGGTCGATCCCAACTGTTCTTCATCCTACTGATTCTAGTAAAACGCTTATTCGTTTACATGGAAGAAATGTACATGGTTGGAATAAGCCAGCTTCTGGTGACGATTGGAGAGATGTCCGATATTTGTATCGGTATAATCAGGATGAGTTACTAGATTGGAAAGATCATTTAAGTTCACTTCAAAACCAATCAAAGACGATTTATATGCTCTTTAATAATAATTCAGGCGGAGATGCGGCAGAAAATGCAAAAATGATGATAAATCTATTAGACATCACTTATACTGGATTGGCAGAAAAACAATTAAGCTTATTCAATCTTGAAGAGGAGCAGTAA
- the sufB gene encoding Fe-S cluster assembly protein SufB codes for MAKKAPEIGDYKYGFADKDVSIFRSERGLTKEIVEEISRMKNEPQWMLDFRLKSLEHFYSMPMPQWGGDMASLNFDEITYYVKPSEKSERSWDEVPEEIKSTFDKLGIPEAEQKYLAGVSAQYESEVVYHNMKEDLEDLGIVFKDTDTALKENEDIFREHFGKVIPPTDNKFSALNSAVWSGGSFIYVPKGIKVDTPLQAYFRINSENMGQFERTLIIVDEGAHVHYVEGCTAPVYTTNSLHSAVVEIIVKDGGYCRYTTIQNWANNVFNLVTKRAVCEANATMEWIDGNIGSKLTMKYPAVILKGEGARGMTLSIAIAGKGQHQDAGAKMIHLAPNTSSTIVSKSISKQGGKVTYRGIVQFGRKADGARSNIECDTLIMDNQSTSDTIPYNEIMNDNISLEHEAKVSKVSEEQLFYLMSRGISEEEATEMIVMGFIEPFTKELPMEYAVEMNRLIKFEMEGSIG; via the coding sequence ATGGCAAAAAAGGCACCTGAAATAGGCGATTACAAATACGGGTTTGCTGATAAAGATGTTTCTATCTTCCGTTCAGAACGAGGGTTAACGAAAGAGATCGTTGAAGAAATCTCTCGTATGAAAAATGAACCACAGTGGATGTTAGATTTTCGTTTGAAATCATTAGAACATTTTTATAGTATGCCAATGCCACAATGGGGTGGCGATATGGCTTCACTGAATTTTGATGAAATTACGTACTATGTTAAACCATCTGAAAAATCAGAGCGTTCATGGGATGAAGTTCCTGAAGAGATTAAGAGTACATTTGATAAGCTAGGTATTCCAGAGGCAGAACAAAAATATTTAGCAGGTGTATCTGCGCAATATGAATCAGAGGTTGTTTACCATAATATGAAAGAAGACCTTGAAGATCTTGGAATCGTCTTTAAGGATACAGATACTGCTTTAAAAGAAAATGAAGATATTTTCCGTGAGCATTTCGGTAAGGTAATTCCACCTACTGATAATAAATTCTCTGCTCTAAATTCTGCAGTATGGTCTGGTGGATCATTCATCTACGTACCAAAAGGTATTAAAGTTGATACACCATTACAAGCCTACTTCCGTATCAACTCTGAAAATATGGGTCAATTTGAGCGTACACTTATCATCGTAGACGAAGGCGCACATGTTCATTATGTTGAAGGTTGTACGGCTCCAGTTTACACAACAAATTCACTTCATAGTGCTGTTGTAGAAATTATTGTTAAAGATGGCGGATATTGCCGTTATACGACGATTCAAAACTGGGCAAACAATGTATTTAACCTTGTAACAAAGCGTGCTGTTTGTGAAGCGAACGCAACAATGGAATGGATCGATGGCAACATCGGATCTAAACTTACAATGAAATATCCTGCGGTTATCCTTAAAGGTGAGGGAGCTCGCGGAATGACTTTATCTATCGCGATTGCAGGTAAAGGTCAGCATCAAGATGCTGGTGCGAAAATGATTCACTTAGCACCAAATACTTCATCAACGATTGTTTCTAAATCCATCTCTAAACAAGGTGGTAAAGTAACATATCGTGGAATCGTACAATTCGGTCGCAAAGCAGATGGGGCAAGATCAAATATTGAATGTGATACACTCATTATGGATAATCAATCTACATCAGATACGATTCCTTATAATGAGATCATGAACGACAATATTTCTCTTGAGCATGAAGCGAAGGTTTCTAAAGTTTCTGAAGAACAATTATTCTATCTTATGAGTCGTGGTATCTCAGAAGAAGAAGCAACAGAAATGATTGTAATGGGCTTTATTGAGCCATTCACAAAAGAGCTTCCAATGGAATATGCAGTTGAGATGAACCGTCTAATCAAGTTCGAAATGGAAGGTTCTATCGGTTAA